The following proteins come from a genomic window of Miscanthus floridulus cultivar M001 chromosome 2, ASM1932011v1, whole genome shotgun sequence:
- the LOC136535289 gene encoding uncharacterized protein At5g39570-like, translating into MASYDGDEDSGRRRPSQHRPSGGGSGDLASSAKLVAEAAKLSLQDHSLEKVDKGRVAGAAADLLHAASQYGKLEGKPVGGYLEKAEEYLHQYGRKDGGGGKHQGEGEGNYGKKPGGGHGGGRYENEEEEEEGYKKKPSGGRYEEDEYKKKPGGGSGYGGGGYEEEDGYKKNPGSGGYGGGKYEDEGDYRKKPSSGGYGGGRYEDEDDYKKKPISGGYGGGRYEQEDDYKKKPSSGGYGGGRYEQEDEYKRPPSGGGSSYGGSRYEEDDEYRKKPSGGGYGGGRYEDEDDYRKKPSAGGYGGGGRYEDEYSKKPVGGHGGGRYDKDDEYKKPSGGGYGYEASSGGGHGGRYEEEDYKKPSGHSGGRYEEEGYKKTSGHSGGKYGKEEEDKKKKKHGEEESEGGGIGDYLKLAQGFMNKQDGEGGSGGGMGDYLKLAEGFLKKR; encoded by the coding sequence ATGGCCTCCTACGACGGCGACGAGGattccggccgccgccgcccttcGCAGCACCGCCCGTCCGGCGGGGGCAGCGGCGACCTTGCCTCGAGCGCGAAGCTCGTGGCGGAGGCGGCCAAGCTGTCGCTCCAGGACCACAGCCTGGAGAAGGTGGACAAGGGCCGCGTCGCCGGCGCGGCGGCCGACCTGCTCCACGCCGCCTCCCAGTACGGCAAGCTCGAGGGCAAGCCCGTCGGCGGGTACCTCGAGAAGGCCGAGGAGTACCTCCACCAGTACGGCCGCAAGGACGGGGGTGGCGGTAAGCATCAGGGGGAGGGGGAAGGCAACTACGGTAAGAAGCCCGGCGGTGGCCATGGAGGGGGAAGGTATGAGaacgaagaggaggaggaggaggggtacAAGAAGAAGCCTAGTGGCGGGAGGTATGAGGAGGATGAGTACAAGAAGAAGCCTGGTGGTGGTAGTGGCTATGGAGGTGGAGGgtatgaggaagaagatggctaTAAGAAGAATCCAGGCAGTGGTGGCTATGGAGGAGGAAAGTACGAGGATGAAGGTGACTACAGGAAGAAGCCAAGCAGTGGTGGCTATGGTGGGGGAAGGTACGAGGATGAAGACGATTACAAGAAGAAGCCCATAAGTGGTGGCTATGGTGGGGGGCGGTATGAGCAAGAAGATGATTACAAGAAGAAGCCTTCAAGTGGAGGCTATGGTGGTGGGAGGTATGAGCAGGAAGATGAATATAAGAGGCCTCCGAGTGGTGGTGGCAGTAGCTATGGGGGAAGCAggtatgaagaagatgatgagtaTAGGAAGAAGCCGAGTGGTGGTGGCTATGGTGGAGGAAGGTATGAGGACGAAGATGATTATAGGAAGAAACCTAGTGCTGGTGGATATGGAGGTGGAGGAAGATATGAAGATGAGTACAGCAAGAAGCCGGTTGGTGGTCATGGCGGAGGGAGGTATGACAAAGATGATGAGTACAAGAAGCCCAGTGGTGGTGGATATGGTTATGAGGCTTCCAGTGGTGGAGGCCATGGAGGAAGGTACGAAGAAGAAGACTACAAGAAGCCTAGTGGGCACTCAGGGGGACGCTATGAGGAGGAGGGGTACAAGAAGACTAGTGGCCATAGTGGAGGGAAGTATGGCAAGgaggaagaggacaagaagaagaagaagcatggcgaggaggagtcagagggtggcGGTATTGGAGATTACCTGAAGTTGGCACAGGGTTTCATGAACAAACAGGATGGGGAAGGGGGGAGTGGGGGCGGCATGGGAGACTACTTAAAGCTTGCAGAAGGTTTCTTGAAGAAGCGCTGA